A stretch of DNA from Spirosoma endbachense:
TAATCATCGCTAAGCCCAGTTCCTGTAAAGTTGAAAAGCCAGCCGGGTAAAGCGCACGACCAATCGGATATAACCAGGCCACATACTTGTAATAGCTCAACTTATTTCTCAGCCCTTTGGTCGCCCGAAGAAATCCCGGCCGGAACATATACGCTTTTTTGAAAGGTAGCCGCATCAGTGCATTTTCAGTAGCTCCTTTCACCCTGGCCCACATACTCCGACCCTGTTCCGTGCTGTCGGTGGCAGCCCCGGAAATGTAGCCGAAGGTCATATCTGGATTTAGTTTTGCCAGTAGTTCTGCCACACGGAGAGTCAGGTCATACGTCAATCGGCGGTATTCGGCTTCGTTCATACCCACCGACGATACACCCAGGCAGAAAAAACAGGCATTGTATCCCGTCAATTGTTTTTCAATGGGCGACAGATCAAAAAAATTGGAATGGATGATTTCGCGTAATTTGGGATGCGACACACCCACTGGTTTACGGTTAATGACTAAAACCTGTTCGACATCGGGATGCAGCAGGCATTCATGCATGACGCCTTCGCCCACCATACCGGTAGCGCCAGTGATAATTGCTTTGATTTTCATAGAGGGTTACTAAAGTATTTCGGAAGTTAATGCATAAATCCTTTTCGCTGAGGCATGGACGATTCTTCTTCATAATACTTACCCTTGGGACCAAACCGAAAAACCAGTTCTCGTTCGCGTGCCCCTACCCCACCATCCCATTCAAACTCGGCCC
This window harbors:
- a CDS encoding NAD-dependent epimerase/dehydratase family protein, with protein sequence MKIKAIITGATGMVGEGVMHECLLHPDVEQVLVINRKPVGVSHPKLREIIHSNFFDLSPIEKQLTGYNACFFCLGVSSVGMNEAEYRRLTYDLTLRVAELLAKLNPDMTFGYISGAATDSTEQGRSMWARVKGATENALMRLPFKKAYMFRPGFLRATKGLRNKLSYYKYVAWLYPIGRALYPAGFSTLQELGLAMIKSVSLGYEKPILEVKDIVALAKR